Proteins from a genomic interval of Harpia harpyja isolate bHarHar1 chromosome 9, bHarHar1 primary haplotype, whole genome shotgun sequence:
- the GP1BB gene encoding platelet glycoprotein Ib beta chain — MNSGILLSLLGFLPLVIPTCPVPCKCATNIIDCTSKGLTVAKLPVAFRPSAEIIHLGYNKLTSIPNGLFDNLKSLQVVHLQGNPWECNCDILYLRSWLQWQQNRTLYRDVRCTSPAHLQDRIIAYLTEDEIISTCQYWYCSLALLSQLCLFILLFLQGILVIFIIVYLQKFRRMTAEAQSTTQDLYQHVDTWASSSRSPYNSD; from the coding sequence ATGAACAGTGGAATTCTCTTGTCCCTTCTTGGCTTCCTTCCACTTGTGATACCCACATGCCCTGTGCCATGCAAGTGTGCCACCAACATTATCGACTGCACGTCAAAAGGCCTAACTGTAGCAAAACTACCAGTTGCTTTCCGCCCTTCGGCTGAAATTATCCACCTTGGTTACAACAAGCTCACCTCTATTCCCAATGGGCTCTTTGACAACCTAAAGAGCCTCCAGGTAGTCCACCTGCAGGGCAACCCTTGGGAATGCAACTGCGACATCCTCTACTTGCGCTCCTGGCTCCAGTGGCAGCAAAACCGGACCTTATACAGGGATGTGAGATGTACCTCCCCAGCTCACCTGCAGGACCGAATCATTGCCTATCTGACAGAAGATGAGATCATCTCCACATGCCAGTACTGGTACTGCAGCCTGGCTCTCCTCTCTCAGCTCTGTCTCTTCatcctccttttcctccagggTATCTTGGTTATCTTCATCATTGTCTACTTGCAGAAATTTCGGAGAATGACCGCTGAAGCCCAAAGCACCACCCAAGATCTATACCAGCATGTAGACACCTGGGCATCTTCTTCAAGAAGCCCTTACAATAGCGATTAA
- the SEPTIN5 gene encoding septin-5 isoform X1, translated as MDSIIIQERLVERLLSPRTQAQRSHPAKLKDHEKQYVGFATLPNQVHRKSVKKGFDFTLMVAGESGLGKSTLVNSLFLTDLYKDRKLLNAEERINQTVEIVKHTVDIEEKGVKLKLTIVDTPGFGDAVNNTECWKPITDYIDQQFEQYFRDESGLNRKNIQDNRVHCCLYFISPFGHGLRPVDVEFMKALHEKVNIVPLIAKADCLIPSEIRKLKERIREEIDKFGIKVYQFPDCDSDEDEEFKQQDRELKESAPFAVIGSNTVVEAKGQRVRGRLYPWGIVEVENQAHCDFVKLRNMLIRTHMHDLKDVTCDVHYENYRAQCIQQMTSKLTQDNRIESPIPILPLPTPDTETEKLIKMKDEELRRMQEMLQKMQQQMQDQ; from the exons GCGAAGCCACCCAGCCAAGCTGAAG GACCATGAGAAGCAGTACGTGGGCTTTGCCACTCTGCCGAACCAGGTCCACCGGAAATCCGTGAAGAAGGGTTTTGACTTCACCCTGATGGTCGCAG GAGAGTCGGGTCTGGGCAAATCCACGCTGGTGAACAGCCTGTTCCTGACAGACCTCTACAAAGACAGAAAGCTCCTCAATGCAGAGG AGAGAATCAACCAGACAGTGGAGATTGTCAAGCACACGGTGGACATTGAGGAGAAGGGTGTCAAACTGAAGCTAACCATAGTGGACACACCAGGCTTTGGAGATGCTGTTAACAACACTGAGTG CTGGAAGCCCATCACTGACTACATCGACCAGCAGTTTGAACAGTATTTCCGTGATGAGAGTGGCCTGAACCGGAAAAACATCCAGGACAACCGAGTGCATTGCTGCCTCTACTTCATCTCGCCCTTCGGGCACGG gctgaggCCTGTGGATGTTGAGTTCATGAAGGCTCTGCATGAGAAGGTCAACATTGTGCCCCTGATTGCCAAAGCCGACTGCCTGATCCCCTCCGAGATCCGGAAGCTAAAAGAGAGG ATCCGGGAAGAGATTGATAAATTTGGCATTAAAGTGTACCAGTTTCCTGACTGTGACTCTGATGAAGATGAGGAGTTCAAGCAGCAAGACAGAGAGCTGAAG GAGAGCGCTCCCTTTGCTGTCATCGGCAGTAACACTGTGGTGGAGGCGAAAGGCCAGCGAGTCCGTGGACGGCTCTACCCCTGGGGCATTGTGGAAG TGGAAAACCAGGCACACTGCGACTTTGTGAAGCTGCGGAACATGCTGATCCGGACGCACATGCATGACCTGAAGGATGTCACTTGCGATGTCCACTATGAGAACTACCGAGCTCAGTGCATCCAGCAAATGACCAG cAAGCTGACTCAGGACAACAGGATAGAAAGCCCAATACCTATCCTGCCTCTCCCAACACCGGACACTGAGACAGAGAAGCTGATCAAAATGAAGGATGAGGAG TTACGGCGGATGCAAGAGATGCTGCAGAAGatgcagcagcagatgcaggATCAGTGA
- the SEPTIN5 gene encoding septin-5 isoform X4: MVAGESGLGKSTLVNSLFLTDLYKDRKLLNAEERINQTVEIVKHTVDIEEKGVKLKLTIVDTPGFGDAVNNTECWKPITDYIDQQFEQYFRDESGLNRKNIQDNRVHCCLYFISPFGHGLRPVDVEFMKALHEKVNIVPLIAKADCLIPSEIRKLKERIREEIDKFGIKVYQFPDCDSDEDEEFKQQDRELKESAPFAVIGSNTVVEAKGQRVRGRLYPWGIVEVENQAHCDFVKLRNMLIRTHMHDLKDVTCDVHYENYRAQCIQQMTSKLTQDNRIESPIPILPLPTPDTETEKLIKMKDEELRRMQEMLQKMQQQMQDQ, from the exons ATGGTCGCAG GAGAGTCGGGTCTGGGCAAATCCACGCTGGTGAACAGCCTGTTCCTGACAGACCTCTACAAAGACAGAAAGCTCCTCAATGCAGAGG AGAGAATCAACCAGACAGTGGAGATTGTCAAGCACACGGTGGACATTGAGGAGAAGGGTGTCAAACTGAAGCTAACCATAGTGGACACACCAGGCTTTGGAGATGCTGTTAACAACACTGAGTG CTGGAAGCCCATCACTGACTACATCGACCAGCAGTTTGAACAGTATTTCCGTGATGAGAGTGGCCTGAACCGGAAAAACATCCAGGACAACCGAGTGCATTGCTGCCTCTACTTCATCTCGCCCTTCGGGCACGG gctgaggCCTGTGGATGTTGAGTTCATGAAGGCTCTGCATGAGAAGGTCAACATTGTGCCCCTGATTGCCAAAGCCGACTGCCTGATCCCCTCCGAGATCCGGAAGCTAAAAGAGAGG ATCCGGGAAGAGATTGATAAATTTGGCATTAAAGTGTACCAGTTTCCTGACTGTGACTCTGATGAAGATGAGGAGTTCAAGCAGCAAGACAGAGAGCTGAAG GAGAGCGCTCCCTTTGCTGTCATCGGCAGTAACACTGTGGTGGAGGCGAAAGGCCAGCGAGTCCGTGGACGGCTCTACCCCTGGGGCATTGTGGAAG TGGAAAACCAGGCACACTGCGACTTTGTGAAGCTGCGGAACATGCTGATCCGGACGCACATGCATGACCTGAAGGATGTCACTTGCGATGTCCACTATGAGAACTACCGAGCTCAGTGCATCCAGCAAATGACCAG cAAGCTGACTCAGGACAACAGGATAGAAAGCCCAATACCTATCCTGCCTCTCCCAACACCGGACACTGAGACAGAGAAGCTGATCAAAATGAAGGATGAGGAG TTACGGCGGATGCAAGAGATGCTGCAGAAGatgcagcagcagatgcaggATCAGTGA
- the SEPTIN5 gene encoding septin-5 isoform X2 produces the protein MVPEKTCAAGDETSEEQRSGKTLDHEKQYVGFATLPNQVHRKSVKKGFDFTLMVAGESGLGKSTLVNSLFLTDLYKDRKLLNAEERINQTVEIVKHTVDIEEKGVKLKLTIVDTPGFGDAVNNTECWKPITDYIDQQFEQYFRDESGLNRKNIQDNRVHCCLYFISPFGHGLRPVDVEFMKALHEKVNIVPLIAKADCLIPSEIRKLKERIREEIDKFGIKVYQFPDCDSDEDEEFKQQDRELKESAPFAVIGSNTVVEAKGQRVRGRLYPWGIVEVENQAHCDFVKLRNMLIRTHMHDLKDVTCDVHYENYRAQCIQQMTSKLTQDNRIESPIPILPLPTPDTETEKLIKMKDEELRRMQEMLQKMQQQMQDQ, from the exons ATGGTGCCCGAGAAGACGTGTGCAGCAGGAGATGAGACCTCTGAGGAGCAGAGGAGCGGAAAGACGCTG GACCATGAGAAGCAGTACGTGGGCTTTGCCACTCTGCCGAACCAGGTCCACCGGAAATCCGTGAAGAAGGGTTTTGACTTCACCCTGATGGTCGCAG GAGAGTCGGGTCTGGGCAAATCCACGCTGGTGAACAGCCTGTTCCTGACAGACCTCTACAAAGACAGAAAGCTCCTCAATGCAGAGG AGAGAATCAACCAGACAGTGGAGATTGTCAAGCACACGGTGGACATTGAGGAGAAGGGTGTCAAACTGAAGCTAACCATAGTGGACACACCAGGCTTTGGAGATGCTGTTAACAACACTGAGTG CTGGAAGCCCATCACTGACTACATCGACCAGCAGTTTGAACAGTATTTCCGTGATGAGAGTGGCCTGAACCGGAAAAACATCCAGGACAACCGAGTGCATTGCTGCCTCTACTTCATCTCGCCCTTCGGGCACGG gctgaggCCTGTGGATGTTGAGTTCATGAAGGCTCTGCATGAGAAGGTCAACATTGTGCCCCTGATTGCCAAAGCCGACTGCCTGATCCCCTCCGAGATCCGGAAGCTAAAAGAGAGG ATCCGGGAAGAGATTGATAAATTTGGCATTAAAGTGTACCAGTTTCCTGACTGTGACTCTGATGAAGATGAGGAGTTCAAGCAGCAAGACAGAGAGCTGAAG GAGAGCGCTCCCTTTGCTGTCATCGGCAGTAACACTGTGGTGGAGGCGAAAGGCCAGCGAGTCCGTGGACGGCTCTACCCCTGGGGCATTGTGGAAG TGGAAAACCAGGCACACTGCGACTTTGTGAAGCTGCGGAACATGCTGATCCGGACGCACATGCATGACCTGAAGGATGTCACTTGCGATGTCCACTATGAGAACTACCGAGCTCAGTGCATCCAGCAAATGACCAG cAAGCTGACTCAGGACAACAGGATAGAAAGCCCAATACCTATCCTGCCTCTCCCAACACCGGACACTGAGACAGAGAAGCTGATCAAAATGAAGGATGAGGAG TTACGGCGGATGCAAGAGATGCTGCAGAAGatgcagcagcagatgcaggATCAGTGA
- the SEPTIN5 gene encoding septin-5 isoform X3, with amino-acid sequence MSTGMRYKSKLVNPEEKQDHEKQYVGFATLPNQVHRKSVKKGFDFTLMVAGESGLGKSTLVNSLFLTDLYKDRKLLNAEERINQTVEIVKHTVDIEEKGVKLKLTIVDTPGFGDAVNNTECWKPITDYIDQQFEQYFRDESGLNRKNIQDNRVHCCLYFISPFGHGLRPVDVEFMKALHEKVNIVPLIAKADCLIPSEIRKLKERIREEIDKFGIKVYQFPDCDSDEDEEFKQQDRELKESAPFAVIGSNTVVEAKGQRVRGRLYPWGIVEVENQAHCDFVKLRNMLIRTHMHDLKDVTCDVHYENYRAQCIQQMTSKLTQDNRIESPIPILPLPTPDTETEKLIKMKDEELRRMQEMLQKMQQQMQDQ; translated from the exons GACCATGAGAAGCAGTACGTGGGCTTTGCCACTCTGCCGAACCAGGTCCACCGGAAATCCGTGAAGAAGGGTTTTGACTTCACCCTGATGGTCGCAG GAGAGTCGGGTCTGGGCAAATCCACGCTGGTGAACAGCCTGTTCCTGACAGACCTCTACAAAGACAGAAAGCTCCTCAATGCAGAGG AGAGAATCAACCAGACAGTGGAGATTGTCAAGCACACGGTGGACATTGAGGAGAAGGGTGTCAAACTGAAGCTAACCATAGTGGACACACCAGGCTTTGGAGATGCTGTTAACAACACTGAGTG CTGGAAGCCCATCACTGACTACATCGACCAGCAGTTTGAACAGTATTTCCGTGATGAGAGTGGCCTGAACCGGAAAAACATCCAGGACAACCGAGTGCATTGCTGCCTCTACTTCATCTCGCCCTTCGGGCACGG gctgaggCCTGTGGATGTTGAGTTCATGAAGGCTCTGCATGAGAAGGTCAACATTGTGCCCCTGATTGCCAAAGCCGACTGCCTGATCCCCTCCGAGATCCGGAAGCTAAAAGAGAGG ATCCGGGAAGAGATTGATAAATTTGGCATTAAAGTGTACCAGTTTCCTGACTGTGACTCTGATGAAGATGAGGAGTTCAAGCAGCAAGACAGAGAGCTGAAG GAGAGCGCTCCCTTTGCTGTCATCGGCAGTAACACTGTGGTGGAGGCGAAAGGCCAGCGAGTCCGTGGACGGCTCTACCCCTGGGGCATTGTGGAAG TGGAAAACCAGGCACACTGCGACTTTGTGAAGCTGCGGAACATGCTGATCCGGACGCACATGCATGACCTGAAGGATGTCACTTGCGATGTCCACTATGAGAACTACCGAGCTCAGTGCATCCAGCAAATGACCAG cAAGCTGACTCAGGACAACAGGATAGAAAGCCCAATACCTATCCTGCCTCTCCCAACACCGGACACTGAGACAGAGAAGCTGATCAAAATGAAGGATGAGGAG TTACGGCGGATGCAAGAGATGCTGCAGAAGatgcagcagcagatgcaggATCAGTGA